One genomic segment of Microvirga ossetica includes these proteins:
- a CDS encoding type II toxin-antitoxin system RelE/ParE family toxin — MCLLLVVFATECRDFLAPINKSAAAKAVQALTAAPGRLLEHPRIGEQLHEFEPREVRRILVGQYEMRYEIR; from the coding sequence ATTTGTCTACTGTTGGTGGTCTTTGCTACCGAATGCCGCGATTTTCTCGCCCCGATCAACAAGTCGGCTGCCGCCAAGGCAGTCCAAGCGCTAACGGCTGCACCAGGCAGGTTGCTGGAACATCCTCGTATCGGGGAACAACTACATGAATTCGAGCCTCGCGAGGTTCGCCGGATCCTCGTTGGACAGTATGAAATGCGCTACGAGATCCGGTGA
- the istA gene encoding IS21 family transposase codes for MELYRKVRLACSEGMSQREAAKHFNISRDSVRKMMAYAEPPGYRRHAPVRRPKLETFVPIIDAWLEGDRSVHRKQRHTAKRVFDRLREEHGFTGGYTTIKDYIRERERRCQEMFVPLSHPPGHAQADFGEAVVVIGGVEQKAHFFVLDLPHSDACFVRAYPAAVSEAWVDGHIQAFAFFGAVPQSVLYDNDRCLVAKILPDGTRKRAALFSGFLSHYVIRDRYGRPGKGNDKGNVEGLVGYSRRNFMVPIPNFPSWETFNTWLEGQCRKRQDDKLRGPAETIGQRLQRDTAAMRPLPASPFEACDQASGRVSSQSLVRYKTNDYSVPVAWGHQDVWIRGYVDEVVIGCRSEVIARHPRSYEREEVIFNPLHYLPLIENKINALDQAAPLQGWDLPEEFATLRGLMEVRMNKQGRREYVQVLRLLELFNLPDLHAAVKQALQMGAIGFDAVKHLVLCRVERRPPRLDLDVYPYLPKARVEKTSAAAYMCLISEDAA; via the coding sequence GTGGAACTTTACCGGAAGGTTCGGCTGGCGTGCTCTGAAGGCATGAGCCAGCGCGAGGCGGCGAAGCATTTCAACATATCGCGCGACAGCGTTCGCAAGATGATGGCCTATGCGGAGCCGCCCGGCTATCGGCGTCATGCTCCTGTCCGGCGCCCGAAGCTGGAAACGTTCGTCCCGATCATCGATGCCTGGCTGGAGGGCGATCGGTCGGTTCACCGCAAGCAACGCCATACGGCGAAGCGGGTGTTTGACCGGCTCCGGGAGGAGCATGGGTTCACCGGCGGCTATACGACGATCAAAGACTACATCCGCGAGCGCGAGCGGCGATGCCAGGAGATGTTTGTGCCGCTGTCGCACCCACCCGGCCATGCGCAGGCCGACTTCGGGGAGGCGGTGGTCGTGATCGGCGGGGTGGAGCAGAAAGCGCATTTCTTCGTGCTTGATCTTCCGCACAGCGATGCGTGTTTCGTCCGGGCCTATCCCGCGGCTGTGTCTGAGGCCTGGGTGGACGGCCACATCCAGGCCTTTGCCTTCTTCGGTGCGGTGCCGCAGTCGGTGCTCTATGACAATGACCGCTGCCTGGTGGCAAAGATCCTGCCGGACGGGACGCGCAAGCGGGCGGCGTTGTTCAGTGGTTTCCTGTCGCACTACGTGATCCGGGATCGCTACGGTCGTCCGGGCAAGGGGAACGACAAAGGGAATGTGGAGGGCCTCGTCGGTTATTCCCGTCGCAACTTCATGGTGCCAATCCCGAACTTCCCGAGCTGGGAGACCTTCAACACCTGGCTGGAGGGGCAATGCCGCAAGCGGCAGGATGACAAGCTGCGGGGGCCGGCCGAGACGATCGGCCAGCGCCTGCAGCGGGATACCGCGGCCATGCGTCCCCTGCCGGCCTCGCCATTTGAGGCCTGCGATCAGGCCAGCGGGCGCGTCTCATCGCAGTCGCTCGTGCGCTACAAGACCAACGACTACTCGGTGCCCGTGGCCTGGGGCCATCAGGATGTCTGGATCCGGGGCTATGTCGACGAGGTGGTGATCGGCTGCCGCAGCGAGGTCATTGCGCGCCATCCCCGCAGCTACGAGCGGGAAGAGGTGATCTTTAATCCGCTACATTACCTCCCGTTGATCGAGAACAAGATCAACGCACTCGATCAGGCCGCTCCTTTGCAGGGATGGGACCTGCCCGAGGAGTTCGCGACCTTGCGCGGCTTGATGGAAGTCCGCATGAACAAGCAGGGCCGGCGCGAATATGTGCAGGTGCTGCGGCTGCTGGAACTCTTCAATCTCCCGGATCTCCATGCTGCGGTGAAGCAGGCCCTGCAGATGGGGGCGATCGGCTTCGATGCGGTCAAGCATCTGGTCCTGTGCCGGGTGGAGCGCAGACCGCCGCGGCTGGACCTCGATGTTTACCCCTATCTGCCGAAAGCCAGGGTCGAGAAGACATCGGCGGCGGCCTATATGTGCCTGATCTCGGAGGATGCCGCATGA
- the istB gene encoding IS21-like element helper ATPase IstB, translated as MSAEAPEILLAHHLKALKLPTFLREHQKLARQCATEGLDHVRFLARLVEMELIDRERRMVERRIKTAKFPAVKSLDSFDFAAIPRLNKMQVLELARGEWIERRENVIALGPSGTGKTHIALGLGLAACQRGLSVGFTTASALVSEMMEARDERRLLRLQRQMAGYKLLIIDELGFVPLSKTGAELLFELISRRYERGATLITSNLPFDEWTETLGSERLTGALLDRLTHHVSILEMNGESYRLAHSRSRKRQTSS; from the coding sequence ATGAGCGCTGAAGCTCCCGAGATTTTGCTCGCCCACCACCTCAAGGCGCTCAAACTGCCCACATTCCTGCGCGAGCACCAGAAGCTGGCCCGCCAATGCGCCACCGAGGGGCTTGACCATGTCCGCTTCTTGGCCCGGCTCGTGGAGATGGAGCTGATCGACCGCGAGCGGCGGATGGTCGAGCGGCGCATCAAGACCGCGAAGTTCCCGGCCGTCAAAAGCCTCGACAGCTTCGACTTCGCCGCCATCCCGAGACTGAACAAGATGCAGGTCCTAGAGCTGGCGCGTGGCGAGTGGATCGAGCGGCGCGAGAATGTCATTGCCCTCGGCCCCTCCGGCACCGGCAAGACCCATATCGCCCTGGGGCTCGGGCTGGCCGCCTGCCAAAGGGGACTGTCCGTCGGCTTCACCACAGCCTCTGCCCTGGTCAGCGAGATGATGGAGGCCCGTGACGAGCGCCGCCTGCTTCGTCTCCAGAGGCAGATGGCCGGATACAAGCTGCTGATCATCGACGAACTGGGCTTCGTGCCCCTCTCGAAGACCGGGGCGGAGCTGCTGTTCGAGCTGATCTCGCGACGCTACGAACGCGGCGCCACCCTCATAACCAGCAATCTGCCCTTTGACGAATGGACCGAGACCCTTGGCTCAGAACGCCTTACGGGCGCACTTCTCGACCGACTGACCCACCATGTCAGCATCCTCGAGATGAACGGCGAGAGCTACCGTCTTGCTCATAGCCGATCGCGCAAACGGCAAACATCGTCCTGA